Proteins encoded by one window of Cannabis sativa cultivar Pink pepper isolate KNU-18-1 chromosome 4, ASM2916894v1, whole genome shotgun sequence:
- the LOC115714136 gene encoding cyclin-D1-1, giving the protein MSVSYSDCFSDLLCGEDSGIVLEDQYSSESLSDLESSPACSEESIASFIEDERNFVPGFDYLARFRSHPLDASARAHSVAWILKVYSYYGFQPLTVYLAVNYFDRFLYSRRLPNTGGWPLQLLSVACLSLAAKMEEPLVPSLLDLQVEGSKYIFEPRTIRRMELLVLNVLDWRLRSITPFSFTGFFACKLDSTGTLTGFLISRATEIILSNIQEASFLEYRPSCIAAAAMLSAANEIPSFSMVKAEHAESWCDGLSKEKIIGCYELLMKDILIESTSSCRKPKIIPQLRVTARSNRVRSGTEDSSSSSSSSSSSSSSSSYKRRKLNNCLWVDDDKGNS; this is encoded by the exons ATGTCAGTTTCGTACTCGGACTGCTTCTCCGACCTACTTTGCGGTGAGGATTCTGGAATTGTATTGGAGGATCAGTATTCGTCGGAGTCCTTATCCGACTTGGAATCATCTCCAGCTTGCAGTGAGGAATCGATCGCTAGTTTTATAGAGGATGAGAGAAACTTTGTTCCTGGATTCGATTACCTCGCTCGATTCCGCTCTCATCCTCTTGACGCTTCCGCTAGAGCTCACTCCGTCGCATGGATTCTCAAG GTTTATTCTTATTACGGTTTTCAGCCACTGACGGTGTATCTCGCCGTTAACTACTTTGATCGGTTCTTGTATTCTCGCCGCCTGCCG AATACGGGTGGGTGGCCATTGCAACTTTTATCTGTTGCTTGCTTATCATTGGCTGCAAAAATGGAGGAACCACTTGTTCCATCTCTATTGGATCTACAG GTCGAGGGTTCCAAGTACATTTTCGAACCCAGAACAATTCGAAGGATGGAACTTCTTGTTCTGAATGTTTTGGATTGGAGGCTAAGATCAATAACACCATTTAGTTTCACCGGTTTCTTTGCATGCAAACTTGATTCAACTGGAACTTTAACTGGGTTTCTGATTTCACGTGCCACAGAAATAATACTATCCAATATCCAAG AAGCCAGCTTTCTTGAATATAGGCCATCATGCATTGCTGCAGCGGCGATGCTTTCGGCAGCCAATGAAATCCCTAGTTTTTCTATGGTAAAAGCGGAACATGCTGAATCATGGTGTGATGGACTAAGCAAA GAGAAAATCATCGGGTGCTACGAGTTATTAATGAAAGATATTTTGATTGAGAGTACTAGTAGTTGCCGTAAACCAAAAATAATTCCACAACTTCGCGTTACGGCTCGATCTAATAGAGTGAGATCAGGTACAGAAGATtcatcctcctcctcctcctcatcatcatcatcatcctcgTCATCATCTTATAAAAGGAGGAAACTAAATAACTGCTTATGGGTAGATGATGACAAAGGAAACTCCTAG